The following are from one region of the Alkalimarinus sediminis genome:
- a CDS encoding methyl-accepting chemotaxis protein — protein sequence MKINMPVTDNEVNFAEKDTLVSTTDLKGIITYVNQEFIAVSGFTEEELIGKNHNMVRHPDIPPEAFQDLWDTLKEGKPWVQVLKNRCKNGDFYWVKANVTPVWKDGNIVEYMSVRAKPTREEIAAAEAAMKQIKDGKLRLKNGNLIKPGVASLFSKFGNIKLTHQFATLGLVFAFLVAVIVAQLSIQKENVDFSSKELLGVEYVKPLRGLLELVPQHRGMTNALLNGDDSFERKIQERRVDIDQAFTTLFEVDNRLGESLDATSDLNKLYDEWKSLKSLSSSLTASQSFARHTEFIDDILQLIIHVGDTSHLILDPELDSFYSMDLVINRLPQLIEFMGQARGLGAGIAAQGGEPTFAQQTRLTELLIALNLSHKAMLTSYHSGADASQEVSKTLGSQESKAEVAIANFISSISSLREGSYRGDAETLFESGTTAINESYALYDQSADLLETLLQRRVDRLSLTFYTIAALTLLSILIVSIIGFTVSRTTLRTIKNSLSNLASISNGDYKRTLTMVGDNELSSLTRAITSMRIKIGFDVEDATKKAAASTRIKEALDNVSANVMVADNNRNIIYMNGAVIETLKNAESDIQKDLPDFNVDKLMGTSIDSFHKNPDHQARLLETLTSTYEASLLIGGRSMDLSVNPIRNEENVRLGTVVEWTDRTLEVAIEKEIDAIVESASQGDLSKRISIDDKDGFFKKLSIGLNELLESSSSFVSDIGQLFAQLAEGDLTKSIEKDYDGDFQRIKDDANGTISKLTEIITQIREAANTVHTAANEIAQGNTDLSQRTEEQASSLEETASSMEEITATVKQSSDNAGEANRLASEAKTKAQQGGETVQEAVEAMKEILTSSNRINDIIGVIDEIAFQTNLLALNAAVEAARAGEQGRGFAVVAGEVRNLSQRSADAAKEIKDLIRDSVVKVETGSNLVNESGDTLGAIVNAVDRVASTINEVNIAAAEQTSGIEQINQAVAQMDEMTQQNAALVEQASAASEAMSEQASGMNRLIGFFKVGAFTASESSQPSPSPEPIMTYQPQTNNSQAGGGNAASFSNDDDWEDF from the coding sequence ATGAAGATCAATATGCCGGTCACAGATAACGAGGTTAATTTTGCTGAAAAAGATACTCTCGTATCAACGACCGACCTTAAAGGTATTATCACCTACGTAAACCAAGAGTTTATTGCCGTAAGCGGCTTTACCGAAGAGGAGCTTATTGGCAAAAACCATAATATGGTCCGCCACCCGGATATTCCGCCAGAGGCATTCCAAGATTTATGGGATACGTTAAAAGAGGGAAAGCCCTGGGTTCAAGTGCTCAAAAACCGCTGCAAAAATGGCGATTTCTATTGGGTAAAAGCGAATGTTACGCCTGTCTGGAAAGACGGTAATATTGTTGAGTATATGTCGGTACGGGCCAAACCAACCCGTGAAGAAATTGCTGCTGCCGAAGCCGCGATGAAACAAATCAAAGATGGCAAGCTTCGACTCAAAAACGGCAATCTCATCAAGCCGGGGGTTGCATCATTATTCTCAAAATTTGGCAACATCAAACTGACCCACCAATTCGCAACACTAGGTCTTGTATTTGCATTTTTGGTGGCCGTTATTGTGGCCCAACTCAGCATTCAAAAAGAGAATGTCGACTTCTCCTCAAAAGAGTTGCTTGGGGTTGAGTATGTCAAACCGTTAAGAGGCCTTTTGGAATTAGTTCCTCAACACCGAGGGATGACTAATGCTCTCCTCAACGGCGACGATAGTTTTGAACGCAAGATACAAGAACGAAGAGTCGATATAGACCAAGCCTTTACTACACTATTCGAAGTCGACAACCGCTTAGGCGAGTCATTAGACGCAACCTCGGATCTTAATAAGCTGTATGATGAGTGGAAATCGTTAAAATCTCTATCCTCTTCTCTCACGGCCTCACAAAGCTTCGCACGCCATACAGAGTTTATCGACGACATATTACAACTCATTATTCATGTTGGTGATACATCTCACCTGATTTTGGACCCGGAGCTAGATAGCTTCTACAGCATGGATTTGGTCATAAACCGCCTTCCTCAACTCATTGAGTTTATGGGGCAAGCGAGAGGCCTAGGGGCAGGCATTGCAGCTCAAGGTGGAGAGCCAACCTTTGCTCAACAAACACGTCTTACTGAGCTACTTATCGCCTTAAACTTATCTCATAAAGCCATGTTAACGTCCTATCATAGTGGGGCAGATGCCAGTCAGGAGGTATCAAAAACACTGGGTAGTCAAGAGAGTAAAGCTGAAGTGGCTATTGCCAACTTTATCTCCTCGATTTCATCACTAAGAGAAGGCAGCTACCGGGGTGATGCTGAAACACTATTTGAGTCTGGCACAACGGCCATTAACGAGTCATACGCACTATATGACCAATCAGCAGATCTACTCGAAACACTGCTACAACGCCGTGTTGACCGCTTATCGCTAACATTCTACACCATCGCCGCACTGACCCTTTTATCTATTCTTATCGTATCGATTATTGGCTTCACTGTTAGCCGCACGACACTCAGAACTATCAAGAATAGCCTGAGTAACTTAGCCTCTATAAGTAATGGTGATTACAAAAGAACACTTACCATGGTCGGTGATAACGAGCTCTCATCACTGACAAGAGCCATTACGTCAATGCGGATTAAGATTGGTTTTGATGTCGAAGATGCGACTAAAAAAGCAGCAGCATCAACTCGCATTAAAGAGGCATTGGACAATGTTAGTGCTAATGTCATGGTGGCAGACAATAATAGAAACATCATCTATATGAATGGAGCTGTCATAGAAACATTGAAGAACGCAGAGTCTGACATTCAAAAAGACCTACCAGACTTCAACGTCGATAAGTTAATGGGCACCTCGATCGACTCGTTCCATAAAAACCCAGACCATCAAGCTCGCCTACTAGAAACACTGACCTCCACCTATGAAGCATCCCTGCTGATAGGAGGGCGGTCGATGGACCTATCGGTTAACCCCATTAGAAACGAAGAGAATGTTCGCCTAGGTACCGTTGTTGAGTGGACAGATCGCACTCTAGAAGTCGCCATTGAGAAAGAGATAGACGCTATTGTTGAGTCTGCCTCCCAAGGAGACCTCTCGAAACGTATTTCGATAGATGACAAAGACGGGTTCTTTAAGAAGTTAAGCATCGGCCTAAACGAGTTACTTGAAAGCTCCTCTTCATTTGTTTCAGATATCGGCCAACTCTTTGCTCAGCTTGCAGAAGGCGACCTAACCAAGTCCATTGAGAAAGATTATGATGGGGATTTCCAACGGATTAAGGATGATGCGAACGGCACTATCAGCAAACTGACTGAGATCATCACTCAAATAAGGGAGGCCGCCAACACAGTCCATACCGCCGCAAACGAAATCGCGCAAGGTAATACCGACCTTAGCCAACGCACCGAAGAGCAGGCAAGCTCACTGGAAGAAACTGCGTCAAGTATGGAGGAGATCACCGCAACGGTTAAGCAGAGTTCAGATAATGCCGGCGAAGCAAATCGACTCGCCTCCGAAGCTAAAACAAAAGCTCAACAGGGTGGCGAAACGGTTCAAGAAGCGGTTGAAGCAATGAAGGAGATTCTTACTTCAAGCAACCGAATTAATGACATCATCGGTGTTATTGATGAAATTGCCTTCCAAACCAATCTGCTTGCACTCAATGCCGCTGTTGAAGCTGCTAGAGCAGGAGAACAAGGGCGAGGCTTTGCAGTTGTCGCAGGAGAGGTACGAAACCTATCGCAGCGCTCTGCCGACGCAGCAAAAGAGATCAAAGACCTCATAAGGGACAGTGTTGTTAAAGTAGAAACTGGCTCTAATCTTGTTAACGAGTCAGGTGATACATTAGGCGCAATTGTAAATGCAGTTGACCGTGTGGCTAGCACAATAAACGAAGTGAACATCGCTGCGGCAGAGCAGACCTCTGGTATCGAACAGATCAACCAGGCCGTCGCGCAAATGGACGAAATGACGCAGCAGAACGCAGCACTGGTAGAGCAAGCATCTGCGGCAAGTGAAGCGATGTCTGAACAAGCCTCTGGAATGAATCGACTTATTGGTTTCTTCAAAGTAGGAGCGTTTACTGCTAGCGAATCGAGTCAGCCTAGCCCCAGCCCCGAGCCCATTATGACCTACCAGCCTCAAACTAATAATAGTCAAGCTGGCGGTGGGAATGCAGCATCATTTTCTAATGATGATGACTGGGAAGACTTTTAA
- a CDS encoding NRDE family protein, which produces MCLILFAWSPDDKDQLVVAANRDEFYDRPSQYAHVWQSNDQIFAGKDLQQHGTWLGITKAGRFAAVTNFRKPDRHQYPQSRGALTTEFLNSHCSPEQYLQQVQNEQNQYAGFNLLVGDRSSLYYYSNRSTDQPKQLTPGVYGLSNHLLNTPWPKVTIGVTAFSRIISNKVNSFAEQETQLLNLLQSDDLADESLLPDTGVGIALEKMLSPLFIASPNYGTRASSIVRIQADGKINFTEQNYSSGGKTDKKVVYSS; this is translated from the coding sequence ATGTGCCTTATTTTATTCGCTTGGTCTCCTGACGATAAAGACCAATTAGTCGTGGCAGCCAATAGGGATGAATTCTACGACCGCCCAAGCCAGTATGCTCACGTTTGGCAGAGCAACGACCAGATATTTGCCGGCAAAGATTTGCAACAGCACGGCACTTGGCTTGGTATCACAAAAGCCGGCCGATTTGCGGCTGTCACCAACTTTCGCAAGCCTGACCGTCACCAGTACCCTCAATCAAGGGGCGCATTAACCACTGAGTTTCTAAATAGTCACTGCAGTCCAGAACAGTATTTGCAGCAGGTACAAAACGAGCAAAACCAATATGCAGGCTTTAATTTGCTCGTTGGTGATCGCTCCTCTCTTTATTATTACTCCAACCGAAGCACCGACCAACCCAAGCAACTCACACCAGGGGTATACGGCCTTAGCAACCACCTACTCAACACCCCTTGGCCAAAAGTGACTATCGGTGTAACCGCTTTCAGTCGTATCATCAGCAACAAGGTCAACTCATTTGCAGAACAAGAGACGCAGTTGCTTAACCTGCTTCAGAGTGATGATCTAGCAGATGAATCCCTACTGCCCGACACAGGTGTCGGAATAGCCCTTGAGAAGATGCTATCACCGTTGTTTATCGCAAGCCCTAACTATGGTACTCGAGCGAGCTCTATTGTTCGAATTCAGGCAGATGGCAAGATTAACTTTACGGAACAAAACTATTCATCAGGAGGAAAAACAGACAAGAAAGTCGTTTATTCGAGTTAA
- the ispA gene encoding (2E,6E)-farnesyl diphosphate synthase — MTNNDINSYFKLCQELIDNTLNDWLPANDTEPTKLHSAIRYSVLSGGKRVRPVLVFATAEAFGLQKEQALAAACAVELIHAYSLIHDDLPAMDDDDLRRGMPTCHIKYGEATAILAGDALQAMAFEILCSYGEHSAIARLEMMKTLSIASGSQGMVGGQAIDLDSVGQQLCLDSLERMHNFKTGALIEASIVLGALSATITNDEVLTPLRQYAKNIGLAFQVQDDILDVTSDTQTLGKTQGADEARNKPTYPALLGLEGAKQKAKELHLDSLKALDQLGQFDTFRLAQISEFIISRAR, encoded by the coding sequence ATGACCAATAACGACATCAATAGCTACTTCAAGCTATGCCAGGAACTCATCGACAACACCTTAAACGACTGGCTTCCAGCAAACGACACAGAGCCCACTAAACTGCACTCTGCCATTCGCTATAGCGTTCTTTCGGGAGGCAAAAGGGTTAGGCCTGTTTTAGTCTTTGCCACAGCAGAAGCATTTGGCCTACAAAAAGAGCAAGCTCTCGCTGCAGCCTGTGCGGTAGAGCTGATTCATGCATACTCACTGATTCATGATGACCTACCTGCAATGGACGATGACGACCTGCGTAGAGGCATGCCTACCTGCCACATAAAGTATGGTGAGGCGACAGCTATTTTGGCCGGCGATGCACTGCAGGCAATGGCCTTTGAAATACTCTGTAGCTATGGTGAACACTCCGCTATCGCTCGCCTTGAAATGATGAAAACATTGAGCATTGCTAGCGGAAGCCAAGGTATGGTGGGTGGCCAGGCAATTGATCTTGACTCCGTTGGCCAGCAGCTTTGCTTAGACTCTCTGGAGCGTATGCATAATTTCAAAACAGGTGCACTGATCGAAGCGAGTATTGTGCTAGGGGCACTCAGTGCCACCATTACCAACGATGAAGTTTTAACACCTCTCCGACAGTATGCTAAGAACATCGGTTTAGCATTTCAGGTTCAAGACGATATTCTAGATGTGACCAGCGATACCCAAACCCTGGGTAAAACCCAAGGTGCAGATGAGGCAAGAAACAAGCCCACCTACCCTGCTTTGCTTGGCTTAGAGGGTGCTAAACAAAAAGCAAAAGAGCTTCACCTTGACTCATTAAAGGCACTGGATCAACTTGGCCAATTTGACACCTTCAGACTAGCTCAGATAAGCGAATTTATTATCAGCCGAGCACGATAA
- the lgt gene encoding prolipoprotein diacylglyceryl transferase: protein MLKYPQIDPVAISIGPLKVHWYGLMYLIGFATAWFLGTKRAAKPWSPIKPEQMGDLIFYCAMGVVLGGRFGYVFFYNFDRFLDDPLWLFMVWEGGMSFHGGLLGVILAMFWFGRQLGRTFFEISDFVAPLVPVGLGMGRLGNFIGGELWGRQTDVAWAMVFPRDPEQLLRHPSQLYQFALEGVALFAVLWWFSSRQRPKMAISGLFLLCYGAFRIVVEFFRQPDAHLGYLAWDWLTMGQVLSLPMVIVGIGMMVWAYKMNSIADASATEKS, encoded by the coding sequence ATGTTGAAATACCCTCAAATTGACCCTGTAGCCATCTCTATTGGCCCCCTAAAGGTTCACTGGTATGGGTTGATGTATCTGATTGGCTTTGCAACGGCATGGTTCTTAGGTACTAAGCGAGCGGCAAAGCCTTGGTCACCAATAAAACCTGAGCAGATGGGTGACCTGATCTTCTACTGTGCGATGGGGGTCGTTTTAGGTGGGCGTTTTGGTTATGTTTTCTTTTATAACTTTGATCGTTTCTTAGATGACCCATTGTGGCTCTTTATGGTTTGGGAGGGCGGAATGTCTTTTCATGGCGGCCTACTAGGCGTTATCTTGGCGATGTTTTGGTTTGGTCGTCAGCTTGGTCGCACCTTTTTTGAAATTTCTGATTTTGTTGCTCCGCTTGTTCCTGTTGGCTTAGGTATGGGGCGGTTAGGCAACTTCATTGGCGGTGAATTATGGGGGCGGCAAACAGATGTTGCATGGGCGATGGTATTTCCTCGCGACCCAGAACAACTGCTCAGGCACCCGTCTCAGCTATACCAATTTGCACTTGAAGGCGTAGCATTATTCGCCGTGTTATGGTGGTTTTCGTCTCGACAGCGGCCTAAAATGGCGATCTCTGGGTTATTCCTACTCTGCTATGGGGCGTTTCGTATAGTGGTTGAATTCTTCCGTCAGCCAGATGCGCATTTAGGTTACTTGGCCTGGGATTGGCTCACCATGGGGCAGGTATTATCACTACCTATGGTAATTGTCGGCATCGGAATGATGGTTTGGGCTTATAAAATGAACAGTATTGCAGATGCCTCTGCAACCGAAAAATCATAA
- a CDS encoding sulfite exporter TauE/SafE family protein, with protein MVLILYLGLGAIAGLLAGLFGIGGGLIIVPVLVFSFSYQGISPDVLTHMAVGTSLATIVFTSLSSVKTHQEKGGVRWELFKPMAIGIVLGAILGVFTAAELSGPVLQKIIGVFAILMAAQMGLGLKPKPSRSIPGDGGLVGVGAGIGWASAIFGIGGGSLSVPFLSWCNVRMQQAVGTSAACGLPIAVSAALTNIYKGWGDPALPEWSAGFIYLPAFVGIVITSVYFARAGAKLAHRLSPEKLKRIFAVLLLLVGMRFLLA; from the coding sequence ATGGTTCTTATACTTTATTTAGGACTAGGCGCAATTGCAGGTTTACTTGCAGGGTTATTTGGCATTGGAGGTGGCTTAATTATTGTGCCAGTTCTGGTGTTTAGTTTTTCTTATCAGGGTATTTCACCAGATGTATTAACGCATATGGCGGTTGGTACGTCACTTGCGACCATTGTATTTACCTCTTTAAGCTCTGTAAAAACACACCAAGAAAAAGGCGGTGTGCGATGGGAGCTGTTTAAGCCCATGGCTATCGGGATTGTTTTAGGGGCAATATTAGGGGTGTTTACGGCTGCTGAATTGAGTGGCCCTGTGTTGCAAAAAATTATTGGTGTGTTTGCCATTTTAATGGCGGCTCAAATGGGCTTGGGGCTAAAACCCAAACCCTCTCGCAGCATTCCTGGAGATGGAGGCTTAGTCGGTGTGGGGGCAGGCATCGGTTGGGCATCCGCTATTTTTGGTATTGGTGGGGGGTCATTGTCTGTACCATTTTTGTCTTGGTGTAATGTGCGAATGCAGCAAGCAGTCGGTACCTCAGCGGCCTGCGGCCTGCCCATAGCGGTGTCTGCGGCACTGACCAATATATACAAAGGGTGGGGGGACCCTGCGCTGCCCGAGTGGAGTGCAGGTTTTATCTATCTACCCGCTTTTGTCGGAATTGTGATAACGAGTGTTTATTTTGCCCGTGCAGGGGCTAAGTTGGCCCATAGGCTGTCCCCTGAAAAGCTAAAGCGGATTTTTGCCGTGCTATTGTTGTTAGTCGGCATGAGATTTTTGCTAGCATAG
- the pomA gene encoding flagellar motor protein PomA: MDLASLIGLIGGFGIVIMAMVLGGGVGMFVDTPSFLIVIVGTIFVALMKFTLGQFLGAGKVAAKAFMFKMDKPEELIEQIVEMADAARKGGLLSLEGKEISNDFLAKGIQLLVDGHDADVVKSLLTKDKNLAVERHSQGNSVFMAIGDVAPAMGMIGTLVGLVAMLSNMDDPKSIGPSMAVALLTTLYGAMVGNMIALPIADKLKIRMAEEQLLKTMIIDALLAIQAGQNPRVIEQMLRTYLPESKRASADADG; encoded by the coding sequence GTGGATTTAGCAAGCCTCATAGGCTTAATCGGTGGCTTTGGTATCGTCATAATGGCGATGGTGCTCGGTGGTGGTGTCGGGATGTTTGTCGATACACCGTCGTTCTTGATTGTAATCGTAGGAACCATATTTGTTGCGCTAATGAAGTTTACATTAGGGCAGTTTTTAGGGGCAGGTAAAGTCGCCGCTAAAGCATTTATGTTTAAAATGGATAAGCCTGAAGAGCTGATTGAACAAATTGTAGAAATGGCTGATGCTGCTCGTAAAGGAGGGCTACTGTCATTAGAAGGGAAAGAAATTAGTAATGACTTTTTAGCGAAAGGCATACAGCTTTTAGTCGATGGCCATGACGCTGACGTTGTTAAATCACTGTTAACAAAAGACAAAAATCTGGCAGTAGAGCGGCACAGTCAGGGAAATAGTGTATTTATGGCGATTGGTGATGTAGCGCCTGCAATGGGAATGATCGGAACCTTGGTCGGGCTTGTGGCGATGCTATCTAATATGGATGACCCTAAATCAATTGGCCCATCGATGGCGGTTGCATTGTTAACAACGCTCTATGGTGCGATGGTGGGTAACATGATTGCGCTCCCAATTGCAGACAAGCTGAAGATAAGAATGGCAGAAGAGCAGTTATTAAAAACCATGATTATCGACGCTCTACTCGCTATTCAGGCAGGACAAAATCCTCGTGTTATTGAGCAGATGTTAAGAACCTACTTACCTGAAAGCAAACGTGCTTCTGCTGATGCTGACGGTTAG
- a CDS encoding flagellar motor protein MotB, with protein sequence MSDEEEQDCPECPVGLPAWLATFADLMSLLMCFFVLLLSFSEMDVLKFKRLAGSMREAFGVQNQIDANDIPKGTSIIAQEFSPGKPDPSPLQVVMQHTTDPDQSTLEVLCEAEVEKAVEDQCSDAQGEKQAINEVVIQKLQELVEQTESNAMDMAAKLESEIRSNMVEIETRGRKIVIRVQEKGSFASGSARLQTEFFPVLDKLIELLRDIEGNISVEGHTDNIPINTAQFPSNWDLSVARALEVAHGLFDDGALDQSRFTVTGMADTKPLVPNDTPEGRARNRRVEIILQEPADPELKENIRKARELDAGSFQGDEFDGFEELDPDEIF encoded by the coding sequence ATGAGTGATGAAGAAGAACAGGATTGCCCCGAATGTCCCGTCGGTCTTCCTGCGTGGTTAGCGACATTTGCAGATTTAATGTCGCTACTAATGTGTTTTTTTGTACTACTGCTCTCTTTTTCCGAAATGGATGTTCTAAAGTTTAAACGTCTGGCGGGTTCTATGAGGGAGGCTTTTGGTGTTCAGAATCAGATAGATGCTAATGATATCCCTAAGGGTACGAGCATTATTGCGCAAGAGTTTTCGCCTGGTAAACCAGATCCTTCGCCTCTCCAGGTCGTCATGCAGCATACCACTGACCCTGACCAGTCGACACTTGAAGTGCTCTGTGAAGCCGAGGTCGAAAAAGCAGTAGAAGACCAGTGCTCTGACGCTCAGGGTGAAAAGCAGGCCATTAATGAAGTCGTCATACAAAAGCTGCAAGAGTTAGTCGAGCAGACTGAAAGTAATGCCATGGATATGGCTGCGAAGCTTGAAAGTGAGATTCGTAGCAACATGGTCGAAATCGAAACCCGAGGACGAAAGATTGTTATCAGGGTGCAAGAAAAAGGCTCTTTTGCGTCAGGCTCTGCACGACTGCAGACGGAGTTTTTTCCTGTTCTCGATAAGCTGATTGAACTTCTGCGTGACATAGAGGGGAATATTTCTGTCGAAGGGCATACCGATAATATCCCGATTAATACGGCTCAATTCCCTTCGAATTGGGATTTGTCTGTGGCTCGTGCGCTGGAAGTTGCACATGGTTTATTTGATGATGGTGCGCTAGATCAAAGCCGCTTTACGGTTACCGGAATGGCTGATACCAAGCCGTTGGTGCCCAATGACACCCCTGAGGGGAGAGCGCGAAATCGGCGGGTAGAGATTATTCTACAGGAACCTGCTGATCCAGAGCTCAAAGAAAATATTCGTAAAGCTCGAGAGCTTGATGCAGGCAGCTTCCAGGGTGATGAGTTTGATGGGTTCGAAGAGCTAGACCCTGATGAGATTTTTTAA
- a CDS encoding exodeoxyribonuclease VII small subunit: MPEANRTAQKNEEAIDFEQSLRSLEEIVRKMEQGELTLEDSLEAFEEGVRLTRNCQTALQKAEQKVNILVKNSDGEFSPAEFNTTSD, encoded by the coding sequence ATGCCTGAAGCAAATAGAACAGCGCAGAAAAACGAAGAGGCAATTGATTTCGAGCAGTCATTAAGAAGTCTGGAAGAAATTGTTCGAAAAATGGAACAAGGGGAGCTGACGCTAGAAGATTCGCTAGAAGCGTTCGAAGAGGGCGTACGACTCACTCGAAACTGTCAAACTGCACTGCAAAAAGCAGAGCAGAAAGTTAACATTTTAGTTAAAAACTCCGACGGTGAGTTTTCACCGGCCGAGTTCAATACCACGAGCGACTAA
- a CDS encoding thymidylate synthase has product MKAYLDLMQDVVDNGTDKGDRTGVGTRSVFGRQIRFDLSKGFPLVTTKKIHLKSVIYELLWFLKGSTDNNWLKERGVSIWDAWATEEGDLGPIYGKQWRSWVAPNGDTVDQITEVIEQIKSKPDSRRLIVSAWNPAELPDESIGPQANVEQGRMALAPCHCLFQFYVLDGKLSCQLYQRSADLFLGVPFNIASYALLTHMIAQQCGLGVGEFIHTFGDCHLYQNHLNDDIVFKQLAREPRERPTLVIKRKPDSIFDYKYEDFDVQGYDPDGLIRAPIAV; this is encoded by the coding sequence ATGAAAGCGTATTTGGATTTAATGCAGGATGTGGTGGACAACGGAACTGATAAAGGTGACAGGACTGGAGTAGGCACTCGCTCTGTTTTTGGTAGGCAGATTCGGTTTGATCTATCGAAAGGCTTTCCGTTAGTCACCACCAAGAAGATACACTTAAAGAGTGTGATTTATGAGTTGCTCTGGTTTCTAAAAGGGTCGACCGATAACAATTGGTTGAAAGAGCGAGGAGTCTCTATTTGGGATGCCTGGGCAACGGAAGAGGGTGATCTTGGCCCCATATATGGTAAACAGTGGCGTAGTTGGGTTGCGCCAAACGGTGATACGGTGGATCAGATTACCGAAGTGATAGAGCAGATTAAGTCGAAACCCGATTCCAGGCGCCTTATTGTTTCTGCTTGGAACCCTGCTGAACTGCCGGATGAATCAATTGGCCCGCAAGCTAATGTGGAGCAAGGTAGAATGGCACTGGCACCTTGTCACTGTCTGTTTCAGTTTTATGTATTAGACGGCAAGTTATCTTGTCAGCTTTATCAACGTAGTGCCGATTTGTTTTTAGGGGTGCCTTTTAATATTGCCAGTTATGCGTTGTTGACGCATATGATTGCTCAACAATGTGGGCTTGGAGTAGGTGAGTTTATTCACACCTTTGGTGACTGTCACCTCTACCAGAACCATCTGAATGATGACATTGTATTTAAGCAGTTAGCGAGAGAGCCTCGAGAGCGCCCCACGTTAGTGATTAAACGTAAGCCGGACTCGATATTTGACTACAAATATGAAGACTTCGATGTACAAGGTTATGACCCGGATGGATTAATCAGAGCACCTATCGCGGTTTAG